The following proteins come from a genomic window of Bubalus kerabau isolate K-KA32 ecotype Philippines breed swamp buffalo chromosome 20, PCC_UOA_SB_1v2, whole genome shotgun sequence:
- the MKRN2OS gene encoding MKRN2 opposite strand protein, with the protein MQCPEAGKPIVKVNHCQKYVYSFGVPRRCPLCGQDVGSRRLEEAPVSISEPFTNGHREKCSFLLRPTRGTFLREYDGRSDLHVGITNTGGVVYNYTVHGVQRDEVGWEQSVSVPLLRPGLFGLLDRWDKYLEDFSATGAWLPHRYEEDRHNCYSYALAFVNCVLATEGEVQLDRDQFTEKFVVPRTRKASKYITLYRAIEERGFYVTDPPRPQTGPGPGSGSC; encoded by the exons ATGCAGTGCCCAGAGGCCGGGAAGCCTATCGTCAAGGTCAACCACTGTCAGAAGTACGTCTACAGCTTCGGGGTGCCGAGGCGCTGCCCTCTCTGCGGGCAGGATGTGGGCTCCAGGAGGCTGGAGGAAGCGCCCGTCAGCATCTCTGAGCCGTTTACCAACGGCCATCGAGAAAAGTGCTCCTTCCTCCTCAGGCCGACTCGAGGAACATTTCTCAG GGAGTACGACGGAAGGTCTGATCTTCACGTGGGAATAACCAACACGGGTG GAGTCGTGTATAACTACACAGTGCACGGTGTCCAGAGAGACGAGGTGGGCTGGGAGCAGAGTGTGAGCGTTCCACTCCTGCGGCCAGGCCTGTTCGGACTGCTGGACCGGTGGGACAAGTACCTGGAGGACTTCTCCGCCACGGGGGCCTGGCTGCCTCACAG GTACGAAGAGGACCGACACAACTGCTACAGCTACGCCCTCGCATTCGTTAACTGCGTCCTGGCCACAGAGGGCGAGGTGCAGCTGGACCGAGACCAGTTCACGGAGAAGTTCGTGGTCCCGAGGACGAGGAAGGCTTCCAAGTACATCACGCTCTACCGCGCGATAGAAGAGCGAGGCTTCTATGTCACCGACCCCCCTAGGCCCCAGACGGGCCCAGGCCCGGGAAGCGGCTCGTGCTGA